The following are from one region of the Actinopolyspora halophila DSM 43834 genome:
- the eno gene encoding phosphopyruvate hydratase, which translates to MAIIEQVGAREILDSRGTPTVEVEVALDDGTLTRAAVPSGASTGEHEAVELRDGVAERYGGKGVEKAVAGVLDEIGPELIGVEAIEQRVVDQKLVDLDGTPTKSRLGANAMLGASLAVAKAAAESTGLELFRYAGGPNAHVLPVPMMNILNGGAHADTGVDMQEFMIAPIGADSFSEALRWGSEIYQALKSVLKSKGMATGLGDEGGFAPSLPDNRQALDLISSAIEKAGYKPGRDVALALDVAATEFHSDGVYQFEGSKRSSEQMVGYYTELLNSYPLVSVEDPLSEDDWDGWARMTSELGEKVQIVGDDLFVTNPERLEEGINRRAANALLVKVNQIGTLSETLDAVNLANSCGYRSMLSHRSGETEDTTIADLAVATGCGQIKTGAPARSERVAKYNQLLRIEENLGDAARYAGELAFPRFTAEV; encoded by the coding sequence GTGGCGATCATCGAGCAGGTCGGCGCTCGCGAGATCCTGGATTCGCGTGGCACCCCCACCGTCGAGGTCGAGGTGGCCCTGGACGACGGCACGCTGACTCGTGCTGCCGTGCCGTCGGGCGCGTCCACCGGTGAGCACGAGGCCGTCGAGCTGCGGGACGGCGTGGCCGAGCGCTACGGCGGCAAGGGCGTGGAGAAGGCCGTCGCCGGGGTGCTGGACGAGATCGGTCCGGAGCTGATCGGCGTGGAGGCGATCGAGCAGCGGGTGGTCGACCAGAAGCTCGTCGACCTGGACGGCACCCCCACCAAGTCCAGGCTGGGGGCCAACGCGATGCTCGGTGCCTCGCTGGCGGTGGCCAAGGCCGCGGCGGAGTCCACGGGACTCGAGCTGTTCCGCTACGCGGGCGGGCCCAACGCGCACGTGCTGCCGGTGCCGATGATGAACATCCTCAACGGTGGTGCGCACGCCGACACCGGCGTGGACATGCAGGAGTTCATGATCGCCCCGATCGGCGCCGACTCGTTCTCGGAGGCACTGCGCTGGGGATCGGAGATCTACCAGGCCCTCAAGTCGGTGCTCAAGAGCAAGGGCATGGCCACCGGGCTCGGCGACGAGGGGGGCTTCGCCCCCTCCCTGCCGGACAACCGGCAGGCGCTGGACCTGATCAGCAGTGCCATCGAGAAGGCCGGTTACAAGCCGGGCAGGGACGTCGCGCTCGCGCTCGACGTGGCGGCCACGGAGTTCCACTCCGACGGCGTGTACCAGTTCGAGGGGTCCAAGCGCAGCTCCGAGCAGATGGTCGGCTACTACACCGAGCTGCTGAACTCCTACCCGCTGGTCTCCGTCGAGGACCCGCTCTCCGAGGACGACTGGGACGGCTGGGCCAGGATGACCTCCGAGCTCGGCGAGAAGGTCCAGATCGTCGGTGACGACCTGTTCGTCACCAACCCCGAGCGGCTCGAGGAGGGCATCAACCGCAGGGCCGCCAACGCGCTGCTGGTCAAGGTCAACCAGATCGGCACGCTCTCGGAGACCCTCGACGCGGTGAACCTGGCCAACTCCTGCGGGTACCGCAGCATGCTGAGCCACCGTTCCGGGGAAACCGAGGACACCACCATCGCGGACCTCGCGGTGGCCACCGGCTGCGGCCAGATCAAGACCGGCGCCCCCGCGCGCAGCGAGCGGGTCGCCAAGTACAACCAGCTGCTGCGCATCGAGGAGAACCTCGGTGACGCGGCCCGTTACGCGGGTGAGCTGGCCTTCCCCAGGTTCACTGCGGAGGTGTAA
- a CDS encoding tetratricopeptide repeat protein produces MRTEGTVEAFRKAEKLVAQRRPFEALRTLGPVLDEASDKPSVQLLAGRAYLFSAQFRRAERAFLRVIELDPSDHYARLVLGRTLQRQGRLNEAHTQVQLATTMYPDPAYQEVLGEIRAHIARVNAGS; encoded by the coding sequence ATGAGGACCGAAGGAACCGTGGAAGCTTTCCGCAAAGCGGAAAAGCTCGTGGCGCAACGGCGTCCGTTCGAAGCCCTGCGCACGCTCGGTCCGGTGCTCGACGAAGCATCGGACAAGCCGAGCGTGCAATTACTGGCCGGGCGCGCGTATCTGTTCTCGGCACAGTTCCGCCGTGCCGAGCGGGCGTTCCTGCGGGTGATCGAGCTGGACCCCTCGGATCACTACGCACGACTGGTGCTCGGACGGACCCTGCAACGCCAGGGCAGACTCAACGAGGCACACACCCAGGTGCAACTGGCCACCACGATGTACCCGGATCCCGCTTACCAGGAGGTGCTCGGCGAGATCAGGGCTCACATAGCCCGGGTGAACGCTGGCTCTTAG
- a CDS encoding lytic murein transglycosylase — MASPGPSPTRLRALSAVISRVALAASVLLVAALGVGSVAVLGDPAPAPEAGPAPKARVEPAEVEPGSAPPGGGNPGTDPGAGDGTDRGDPVRDWADEVAAVVDVPARALVSYVRADLAMRDRQPGCRIDWATLAGIGRVESDHGRYGGRRLEADAVPSSPIIGVPLDGGSEVREITDTDDGALDGDPVHDRAVGPMQFIPSTWATWSTDGDGDGVGDPHDLDDAAMAAARYLCAGERDMRSGQGWWSGVLSYNSSASYAKKVFALAETYADAGDRRE; from the coding sequence ATGGCGAGCCCCGGTCCGTCCCCCACACGTCTCCGTGCCCTCTCCGCCGTGATCTCCCGTGTCGCCCTCGCCGCGAGCGTGCTTCTCGTGGCCGCTCTGGGGGTGGGGTCGGTCGCGGTGTTGGGTGATCCCGCTCCCGCACCTGAGGCCGGTCCCGCGCCGAAGGCGCGGGTGGAACCGGCCGAGGTGGAACCGGGCTCGGCTCCTCCGGGGGGCGGGAATCCCGGAACCGATCCGGGTGCGGGGGACGGAACGGATCGGGGGGACCCGGTGCGGGACTGGGCCGACGAGGTGGCGGCCGTGGTGGACGTTCCGGCACGCGCCCTCGTCTCCTACGTCCGGGCGGATCTGGCCATGCGCGACAGACAGCCAGGCTGCCGGATCGACTGGGCGACCCTGGCCGGGATCGGCAGGGTCGAGTCCGACCACGGTCGCTACGGCGGGCGCAGACTGGAAGCGGACGCGGTCCCCTCCAGTCCGATCATCGGGGTCCCGCTGGACGGTGGTTCGGAGGTGCGGGAGATAACCGACACCGACGACGGGGCCCTGGACGGGGACCCGGTGCACGACCGGGCCGTCGGTCCCATGCAGTTCATCCCCTCCACCTGGGCGACGTGGAGCACCGACGGCGACGGCGACGGCGTCGGGGACCCGCACGATCTGGACGACGCCGCCATGGCCGCAGCGCGCTACCTCTGCGCGGGGGAACGGGACATGCGATCGGGACAGGGGTGGTGGTCGGGCGTGCTCTCCTACAACAGTTCGGCCTCCTACGCGAAGAAGGTCTTCGCGCTGGCGGAAACCTACGCGGACGCGGGGGATCGCCGCGAGTGA